In one window of Accipiter gentilis chromosome 28, bAccGen1.1, whole genome shotgun sequence DNA:
- the TJAP1 gene encoding tight junction-associated protein 1 isoform X2: MGQRSGKQCPNHNCGHLSKFVSRSMETVVVPGDERHHPTCSFKSRSLERSLMFKEPPEVLTPRKFRVSSTHLPLKGILKQTNVTGPRHESLCKSHSVETLCRGSRKYGDPQLCLSHREKCSLEHSSSSATDSVKRREKITEEKLQFSKFLDEITQRVLSPIRLRSLGETRGAEQDQNSPLCPRSSLPEGQGEGNLQRVKTKHATERSPCPSRRKAEKKCEGLGKASCQRKCAEEAKRASRLRKKPILGRKDSKEKLLSLERRVVDLCQYELQHLTDLGLAGTSSGQQHSLSSWKSSAEDRRDESSPCSQLLQPHRLCAKLGQKRAVEPNYPEKGSFSTPTGWSREEGPSPSRSSPSFSLALNKEPLTDTERMKLLQHENEELRRRLTYVTNKMEAMERELESGQDYLEMELGQNREELEKFKDKFRRLQNSYTASQRTNQDLEEKLHALIKKAEMDRKTLDWEIVELTNKLLDAKTTINKLEELNERYRQDCNLAVQLLKCNKSHFRNHKFADLPYELQDMVNKHLHSTQESAGPGQEATHTLAPSDVVPTSVIARVLEKPESLVLNSAKSSSGSCPMAEDVFVHVDMSGAPPDACNSAGQMGKEGGDAGKQQNGGCKPQSSVESVPEEVPAFEKLSPYPTPSPPHPMYPGRKVIEFSEDKVRIPKNSPLPNCTYATRQAISLSLVQSEDESCDRHRTLPNSPASEGRRSASSCSCQQSPKAARAHGSSQSSPFSSPPQIPSAFASSASSEEDLLANWQRMFVDKAPPTSERVLMNRTAFSRDTAPELQKRFSRSMQELGRAASAYSDGEESAQSCSWTVSRDSSVDTDSTESRARRSHFSSDYGTDFSQDEAQKLLQESGGGTAEPGSPSPEKHKDCVDLGLPESPAEEREILLQGSKESNQGGAPEESGEGRVKPPFSRPHRSPKRMGVHHLHRKDSLTQAQEQGNLLS; this comes from the exons ATGGGGCAGCGAAGTGGGAAGCAGTGCCCAAACCACAATTGTGGGCACCTCAGCAAATTTGTGAGCCGTAGCATGGAGACAGTTGTGGTGCCTGGAGATGAAAGACACCATCCCACTTGCTCTTTCAAGAGCAGAAGCCTGGAACGCTCGCTTATGTTTAAAGAGCCTCCTGAAGTCCTGACACCAAGGAAGTTTCGGGTCTCCTCTACACACCTGCCTCTCAAAGGGATCCTGAAGCAGACCAACGTGACAGGCCCACGCCATGAGAGCTTATGCAAGTCCCACTCAGTAGAGACGCTTTGCCGTGGCTCACGAAAGTACGGTGATCCTCAGCTCTGCCTCAGCCATAGGGAGAAATGCTCActggagcacagcagcagcagtgccaccGACTCTGTCAAGCGCAGGGAGAAGATCACAGAGGAAAAACTGCAGTTCTCCAAATTCCTGGATGAGATTACCCAGCGGGTGCTGAGTCCCATCCGCTTGCGCTCGCTGGGAGAGACCAGGGGAGCAGAACAAGACCAGAACTCTCCCCTTTGCCCCAGAAGCTCTCTGCCAGAAGGCCAAGGGGAAGGTAACCTGCAACGGGTAAAAACCAAGCATGCAACTGAAAGATCCCCCTGcccaagcagaagaaaagcagaaaagaaatgtgaGGGGCTGGGAAAGGCTTCATGCCAGAGAAAGTGTGCTGAGGAGGCTAAGAGAGCTTCCAGACTAAGAAAGAAACCCATCCTTGGGAGGAAGGACAGTAAGGAAAAACTCCTTTCCTTGGAAAGAAGGGTAGTAGATCTGTGTCAGTATGAGCTGCAGCATCTGACAgacctggggctggcagggacatCCTCTGGGCAGCAGCACTCACTGTCTTCATGGAAAAGCAGTGCAGAGGACAGGAGAGATGAAAGCAGTCCCTGTTCACAGCTATTACAGCCACACCGTCTGTGTGCTAAACTTGGGCAGAAGCGTGCAGTGGAGCCGAACTACCCAGAGAAAGGATCCTTCTCCACTCCAACGGGCTGGAGTCGGGAGGAGGGGCCTAGCCCATCTAGATCCTCCCCTTCCTTCAGCCTGGCACTAAACAAG gAACCGTTGACGGATACAGAAAGGATGAA GCTACTGCAGCATGAGAATGAGGAGCTGCGTCGAAGGCTGACATATGTGACTAACAAAATGGAGGCGATGGAGAGGGAGCTGGAGTCAGGTCAGGACTACCTGGAGATGGAGCTGGGCCAGAACCGTGAGGAGCTGGAAAAATTCAAGGACAAATTCCGTAG GTTGCAGAACAGCTACACTGCTTCCCAGAGAACCAACCAAGACCTGGAGGAGAAGCTGCATGCCCTG ATTAAAAAGGCAGAGATGGACCGCAAGACGCTGGACTGGGAGATTGTAGAGCTCACTAATAAATTGCTTGATGCCAAAACCACCATCAATAAGCTGGAGGAACTCAAT GAACGCTATCGACAGGACTGTAACCTTGCAGTACAGCTGCTCAAGTGTAACAAGTCGCACTTCAGGAACCACAAGTTTGCTGAT CTTCCCTATGAGCTGCAGGACATGGTCAATAAGCATTTGCACAGCACTCAGGAGTCTGCAGGCCCTGGTCAAGAGGCAACCCACACCTTGGCTCCATCTGATGTTGTGCCTACCTCAGTCATTGCCAGAGTCTTGGAGAAACCAGAATCTCTGGTTCTGAATTCAGCCAAGTCTAGCAGTGGCAGCTGTCCCATGGCTGAGGATGTCTTTGTGCATGTGGACATGAGTGGAGCCCCTCCTGATGCCTGCAACAGCGCAGGGcagatggggaaggagggaggagatgcaggGAAACAGCAGAACGGTGGCTGCAAGCCACAGAGCAGCGTGGAAAGCGTCCCAGAGGAGGTGCCTGCCTTTGAGAAGTTAAGCCCATACCCTACACCCTCACCTCCCCATCCTATGTACCCTGGGCGCAAAGTGATTGAGTTCTCTGAAGACAAGGTAAGGATCCCAAAGAACAGCCCCCTGCCCAACTGTACTTATGCTACGCGCCAGGCCATCTCCCTCAGCCTGGTGCAGAGCGAAGATGAGAGCTGTGACAGGCACCGGACACTCCCCAACAGCCCTGCTTCAGAAGGGCGCCGTTCGGCCTCCAGCTGTTCCTGTCAGCAGTCCCCCAAAGCAGCCAGGGCTCACGGCTCTTCCCAGAGCAGCCCATTCAGCAGCCCTCCCCAAATTCCGAGCGCCTTcgccagctctgccagctccgAGGAAGATCTACTGGCCAACTGGCAGCGTATGTTTGTGGACAAGGCACCCCCTACCTCAGAGCGGGTGCTGATGAACCGCACAGCTTTCAGCCGTGACACAGCCCCTGAGCTCCAGAAGAGGTTCAGCCGTTCCATGCAGGAGCTGGGTAGGGCAGCCTCAGCTTACTCAGATGGTGAGGAGTCCGcgcagagctgcagctggaccGTGAGCCGGGACTCGAGTGTGGACACAGATAGCACTGAGTCCAGAGCCCGCAGGAGCCATTTCTCTTCAGACTATGGTACAGATTTCTCCCAGGATGAAGCCCAGAAGCTGTTGCAGGAAAGTGGTGGAGGGACTGCTGAGCCTGGAAGCCCCTCACCAGAGAAGCACAAGGACTGTGTGGACCTTGGTTTGCCTGAGAGCCCAGCTGAGGAGAGAGAAATATTGCTCCAGGGAAGCAAGGAGAGCAACCAAGGAGGTGCCCCAGAGGAAAGTGGAGAAGGCAGGGTCAAGCCTCCCTTCAGTCGGCCACACCGCAGCCCCAAGAGGATGGGTGTCCACCACTTACATCGCAAGGACAGCCTGACACAAGCCCAGGAGCAGGGCAACCTTCTCAGCTGA
- the TJAP1 gene encoding tight junction-associated protein 1 isoform X1 has protein sequence MGQRSGKQCPNHNCGHLSKFVSRSMETVVVPGDERHHPTCSFKSRSLERSLMFKEPPEVLTPRKFRVSSTHLPLKGILKQTNVTGPRHESLCKSHSVETLCRGSRKYGDPQLCLSHREKCSLEHSSSSATDSVKRREKITEEKLQFSKFLDEITQRVLSPIRLRSLGETRGAEQDQNSPLCPRSSLPEGQGEGNLQRVKTKHATERSPCPSRRKAEKKCEGLGKASCQRKCAEEAKRASRLRKKPILGRKDSKEKLLSLERRVVDLCQYELQHLTDLGLAGTSSGQQHSLSSWKSSAEDRRDESSPCSQLLQPHRLCAKLGQKRAVEPNYPEKGSFSTPTGWSREEGPSPSRSSPSFSLALNKEPLTDTERMKLLQHENEELRRRLTYVTNKMEAMERELESGQDYLEMELGQNREELEKFKDKFRRLQNSYTASQRTNQDLEEKLHALASLSQSWIFAIKKAEMDRKTLDWEIVELTNKLLDAKTTINKLEELNERYRQDCNLAVQLLKCNKSHFRNHKFADLPYELQDMVNKHLHSTQESAGPGQEATHTLAPSDVVPTSVIARVLEKPESLVLNSAKSSSGSCPMAEDVFVHVDMSGAPPDACNSAGQMGKEGGDAGKQQNGGCKPQSSVESVPEEVPAFEKLSPYPTPSPPHPMYPGRKVIEFSEDKVRIPKNSPLPNCTYATRQAISLSLVQSEDESCDRHRTLPNSPASEGRRSASSCSCQQSPKAARAHGSSQSSPFSSPPQIPSAFASSASSEEDLLANWQRMFVDKAPPTSERVLMNRTAFSRDTAPELQKRFSRSMQELGRAASAYSDGEESAQSCSWTVSRDSSVDTDSTESRARRSHFSSDYGTDFSQDEAQKLLQESGGGTAEPGSPSPEKHKDCVDLGLPESPAEEREILLQGSKESNQGGAPEESGEGRVKPPFSRPHRSPKRMGVHHLHRKDSLTQAQEQGNLLS, from the exons ATGGGGCAGCGAAGTGGGAAGCAGTGCCCAAACCACAATTGTGGGCACCTCAGCAAATTTGTGAGCCGTAGCATGGAGACAGTTGTGGTGCCTGGAGATGAAAGACACCATCCCACTTGCTCTTTCAAGAGCAGAAGCCTGGAACGCTCGCTTATGTTTAAAGAGCCTCCTGAAGTCCTGACACCAAGGAAGTTTCGGGTCTCCTCTACACACCTGCCTCTCAAAGGGATCCTGAAGCAGACCAACGTGACAGGCCCACGCCATGAGAGCTTATGCAAGTCCCACTCAGTAGAGACGCTTTGCCGTGGCTCACGAAAGTACGGTGATCCTCAGCTCTGCCTCAGCCATAGGGAGAAATGCTCActggagcacagcagcagcagtgccaccGACTCTGTCAAGCGCAGGGAGAAGATCACAGAGGAAAAACTGCAGTTCTCCAAATTCCTGGATGAGATTACCCAGCGGGTGCTGAGTCCCATCCGCTTGCGCTCGCTGGGAGAGACCAGGGGAGCAGAACAAGACCAGAACTCTCCCCTTTGCCCCAGAAGCTCTCTGCCAGAAGGCCAAGGGGAAGGTAACCTGCAACGGGTAAAAACCAAGCATGCAACTGAAAGATCCCCCTGcccaagcagaagaaaagcagaaaagaaatgtgaGGGGCTGGGAAAGGCTTCATGCCAGAGAAAGTGTGCTGAGGAGGCTAAGAGAGCTTCCAGACTAAGAAAGAAACCCATCCTTGGGAGGAAGGACAGTAAGGAAAAACTCCTTTCCTTGGAAAGAAGGGTAGTAGATCTGTGTCAGTATGAGCTGCAGCATCTGACAgacctggggctggcagggacatCCTCTGGGCAGCAGCACTCACTGTCTTCATGGAAAAGCAGTGCAGAGGACAGGAGAGATGAAAGCAGTCCCTGTTCACAGCTATTACAGCCACACCGTCTGTGTGCTAAACTTGGGCAGAAGCGTGCAGTGGAGCCGAACTACCCAGAGAAAGGATCCTTCTCCACTCCAACGGGCTGGAGTCGGGAGGAGGGGCCTAGCCCATCTAGATCCTCCCCTTCCTTCAGCCTGGCACTAAACAAG gAACCGTTGACGGATACAGAAAGGATGAA GCTACTGCAGCATGAGAATGAGGAGCTGCGTCGAAGGCTGACATATGTGACTAACAAAATGGAGGCGATGGAGAGGGAGCTGGAGTCAGGTCAGGACTACCTGGAGATGGAGCTGGGCCAGAACCGTGAGGAGCTGGAAAAATTCAAGGACAAATTCCGTAG GTTGCAGAACAGCTACACTGCTTCCCAGAGAACCAACCAAGACCTGGAGGAGAAGCTGCATGCCCTG GCCTCTCTCAGCCAAAGCTGGATTTTTGCA ATTAAAAAGGCAGAGATGGACCGCAAGACGCTGGACTGGGAGATTGTAGAGCTCACTAATAAATTGCTTGATGCCAAAACCACCATCAATAAGCTGGAGGAACTCAAT GAACGCTATCGACAGGACTGTAACCTTGCAGTACAGCTGCTCAAGTGTAACAAGTCGCACTTCAGGAACCACAAGTTTGCTGAT CTTCCCTATGAGCTGCAGGACATGGTCAATAAGCATTTGCACAGCACTCAGGAGTCTGCAGGCCCTGGTCAAGAGGCAACCCACACCTTGGCTCCATCTGATGTTGTGCCTACCTCAGTCATTGCCAGAGTCTTGGAGAAACCAGAATCTCTGGTTCTGAATTCAGCCAAGTCTAGCAGTGGCAGCTGTCCCATGGCTGAGGATGTCTTTGTGCATGTGGACATGAGTGGAGCCCCTCCTGATGCCTGCAACAGCGCAGGGcagatggggaaggagggaggagatgcaggGAAACAGCAGAACGGTGGCTGCAAGCCACAGAGCAGCGTGGAAAGCGTCCCAGAGGAGGTGCCTGCCTTTGAGAAGTTAAGCCCATACCCTACACCCTCACCTCCCCATCCTATGTACCCTGGGCGCAAAGTGATTGAGTTCTCTGAAGACAAGGTAAGGATCCCAAAGAACAGCCCCCTGCCCAACTGTACTTATGCTACGCGCCAGGCCATCTCCCTCAGCCTGGTGCAGAGCGAAGATGAGAGCTGTGACAGGCACCGGACACTCCCCAACAGCCCTGCTTCAGAAGGGCGCCGTTCGGCCTCCAGCTGTTCCTGTCAGCAGTCCCCCAAAGCAGCCAGGGCTCACGGCTCTTCCCAGAGCAGCCCATTCAGCAGCCCTCCCCAAATTCCGAGCGCCTTcgccagctctgccagctccgAGGAAGATCTACTGGCCAACTGGCAGCGTATGTTTGTGGACAAGGCACCCCCTACCTCAGAGCGGGTGCTGATGAACCGCACAGCTTTCAGCCGTGACACAGCCCCTGAGCTCCAGAAGAGGTTCAGCCGTTCCATGCAGGAGCTGGGTAGGGCAGCCTCAGCTTACTCAGATGGTGAGGAGTCCGcgcagagctgcagctggaccGTGAGCCGGGACTCGAGTGTGGACACAGATAGCACTGAGTCCAGAGCCCGCAGGAGCCATTTCTCTTCAGACTATGGTACAGATTTCTCCCAGGATGAAGCCCAGAAGCTGTTGCAGGAAAGTGGTGGAGGGACTGCTGAGCCTGGAAGCCCCTCACCAGAGAAGCACAAGGACTGTGTGGACCTTGGTTTGCCTGAGAGCCCAGCTGAGGAGAGAGAAATATTGCTCCAGGGAAGCAAGGAGAGCAACCAAGGAGGTGCCCCAGAGGAAAGTGGAGAAGGCAGGGTCAAGCCTCCCTTCAGTCGGCCACACCGCAGCCCCAAGAGGATGGGTGTCCACCACTTACATCGCAAGGACAGCCTGACACAAGCCCAGGAGCAGGGCAACCTTCTCAGCTGA
- the TJAP1 gene encoding tight junction-associated protein 1 isoform X3: protein MSSTAPSKKPYRKAPPQHREIRHEVPIIRDDQDGVILAEQSQEPLTDTERMKLLQHENEELRRRLTYVTNKMEAMERELESGQDYLEMELGQNREELEKFKDKFRRLQNSYTASQRTNQDLEEKLHALASLSQSWIFAIKKAEMDRKTLDWEIVELTNKLLDAKTTINKLEELNERYRQDCNLAVQLLKCNKSHFRNHKFADLPYELQDMVNKHLHSTQESAGPGQEATHTLAPSDVVPTSVIARVLEKPESLVLNSAKSSSGSCPMAEDVFVHVDMSGAPPDACNSAGQMGKEGGDAGKQQNGGCKPQSSVESVPEEVPAFEKLSPYPTPSPPHPMYPGRKVIEFSEDKVRIPKNSPLPNCTYATRQAISLSLVQSEDESCDRHRTLPNSPASEGRRSASSCSCQQSPKAARAHGSSQSSPFSSPPQIPSAFASSASSEEDLLANWQRMFVDKAPPTSERVLMNRTAFSRDTAPELQKRFSRSMQELGRAASAYSDGEESAQSCSWTVSRDSSVDTDSTESRARRSHFSSDYGTDFSQDEAQKLLQESGGGTAEPGSPSPEKHKDCVDLGLPESPAEEREILLQGSKESNQGGAPEESGEGRVKPPFSRPHRSPKRMGVHHLHRKDSLTQAQEQGNLLS from the exons ATGTCGAGCACAGCTCCGTCAAAGAAGCCTTACCGCAAGGCACCCCCGCAGCATCGTGAGATCCGCCATGAGGTACCCATCATTCGTGATGACCAGGATGGAGTGATCTTGGCCGAGCAGAGTCAG gAACCGTTGACGGATACAGAAAGGATGAA GCTACTGCAGCATGAGAATGAGGAGCTGCGTCGAAGGCTGACATATGTGACTAACAAAATGGAGGCGATGGAGAGGGAGCTGGAGTCAGGTCAGGACTACCTGGAGATGGAGCTGGGCCAGAACCGTGAGGAGCTGGAAAAATTCAAGGACAAATTCCGTAG GTTGCAGAACAGCTACACTGCTTCCCAGAGAACCAACCAAGACCTGGAGGAGAAGCTGCATGCCCTG GCCTCTCTCAGCCAAAGCTGGATTTTTGCA ATTAAAAAGGCAGAGATGGACCGCAAGACGCTGGACTGGGAGATTGTAGAGCTCACTAATAAATTGCTTGATGCCAAAACCACCATCAATAAGCTGGAGGAACTCAAT GAACGCTATCGACAGGACTGTAACCTTGCAGTACAGCTGCTCAAGTGTAACAAGTCGCACTTCAGGAACCACAAGTTTGCTGAT CTTCCCTATGAGCTGCAGGACATGGTCAATAAGCATTTGCACAGCACTCAGGAGTCTGCAGGCCCTGGTCAAGAGGCAACCCACACCTTGGCTCCATCTGATGTTGTGCCTACCTCAGTCATTGCCAGAGTCTTGGAGAAACCAGAATCTCTGGTTCTGAATTCAGCCAAGTCTAGCAGTGGCAGCTGTCCCATGGCTGAGGATGTCTTTGTGCATGTGGACATGAGTGGAGCCCCTCCTGATGCCTGCAACAGCGCAGGGcagatggggaaggagggaggagatgcaggGAAACAGCAGAACGGTGGCTGCAAGCCACAGAGCAGCGTGGAAAGCGTCCCAGAGGAGGTGCCTGCCTTTGAGAAGTTAAGCCCATACCCTACACCCTCACCTCCCCATCCTATGTACCCTGGGCGCAAAGTGATTGAGTTCTCTGAAGACAAGGTAAGGATCCCAAAGAACAGCCCCCTGCCCAACTGTACTTATGCTACGCGCCAGGCCATCTCCCTCAGCCTGGTGCAGAGCGAAGATGAGAGCTGTGACAGGCACCGGACACTCCCCAACAGCCCTGCTTCAGAAGGGCGCCGTTCGGCCTCCAGCTGTTCCTGTCAGCAGTCCCCCAAAGCAGCCAGGGCTCACGGCTCTTCCCAGAGCAGCCCATTCAGCAGCCCTCCCCAAATTCCGAGCGCCTTcgccagctctgccagctccgAGGAAGATCTACTGGCCAACTGGCAGCGTATGTTTGTGGACAAGGCACCCCCTACCTCAGAGCGGGTGCTGATGAACCGCACAGCTTTCAGCCGTGACACAGCCCCTGAGCTCCAGAAGAGGTTCAGCCGTTCCATGCAGGAGCTGGGTAGGGCAGCCTCAGCTTACTCAGATGGTGAGGAGTCCGcgcagagctgcagctggaccGTGAGCCGGGACTCGAGTGTGGACACAGATAGCACTGAGTCCAGAGCCCGCAGGAGCCATTTCTCTTCAGACTATGGTACAGATTTCTCCCAGGATGAAGCCCAGAAGCTGTTGCAGGAAAGTGGTGGAGGGACTGCTGAGCCTGGAAGCCCCTCACCAGAGAAGCACAAGGACTGTGTGGACCTTGGTTTGCCTGAGAGCCCAGCTGAGGAGAGAGAAATATTGCTCCAGGGAAGCAAGGAGAGCAACCAAGGAGGTGCCCCAGAGGAAAGTGGAGAAGGCAGGGTCAAGCCTCCCTTCAGTCGGCCACACCGCAGCCCCAAGAGGATGGGTGTCCACCACTTACATCGCAAGGACAGCCTGACACAAGCCCAGGAGCAGGGCAACCTTCTCAGCTGA
- the TJAP1 gene encoding tight junction-associated protein 1 isoform X4 yields MSSTAPSKKPYRKAPPQHREIRHEVPIIRDDQDGVILAEQSQEPLTDTERMKLLQHENEELRRRLTYVTNKMEAMERELESGQDYLEMELGQNREELEKFKDKFRRLQNSYTASQRTNQDLEEKLHALIKKAEMDRKTLDWEIVELTNKLLDAKTTINKLEELNERYRQDCNLAVQLLKCNKSHFRNHKFADLPYELQDMVNKHLHSTQESAGPGQEATHTLAPSDVVPTSVIARVLEKPESLVLNSAKSSSGSCPMAEDVFVHVDMSGAPPDACNSAGQMGKEGGDAGKQQNGGCKPQSSVESVPEEVPAFEKLSPYPTPSPPHPMYPGRKVIEFSEDKVRIPKNSPLPNCTYATRQAISLSLVQSEDESCDRHRTLPNSPASEGRRSASSCSCQQSPKAARAHGSSQSSPFSSPPQIPSAFASSASSEEDLLANWQRMFVDKAPPTSERVLMNRTAFSRDTAPELQKRFSRSMQELGRAASAYSDGEESAQSCSWTVSRDSSVDTDSTESRARRSHFSSDYGTDFSQDEAQKLLQESGGGTAEPGSPSPEKHKDCVDLGLPESPAEEREILLQGSKESNQGGAPEESGEGRVKPPFSRPHRSPKRMGVHHLHRKDSLTQAQEQGNLLS; encoded by the exons ATGTCGAGCACAGCTCCGTCAAAGAAGCCTTACCGCAAGGCACCCCCGCAGCATCGTGAGATCCGCCATGAGGTACCCATCATTCGTGATGACCAGGATGGAGTGATCTTGGCCGAGCAGAGTCAG gAACCGTTGACGGATACAGAAAGGATGAA GCTACTGCAGCATGAGAATGAGGAGCTGCGTCGAAGGCTGACATATGTGACTAACAAAATGGAGGCGATGGAGAGGGAGCTGGAGTCAGGTCAGGACTACCTGGAGATGGAGCTGGGCCAGAACCGTGAGGAGCTGGAAAAATTCAAGGACAAATTCCGTAG GTTGCAGAACAGCTACACTGCTTCCCAGAGAACCAACCAAGACCTGGAGGAGAAGCTGCATGCCCTG ATTAAAAAGGCAGAGATGGACCGCAAGACGCTGGACTGGGAGATTGTAGAGCTCACTAATAAATTGCTTGATGCCAAAACCACCATCAATAAGCTGGAGGAACTCAAT GAACGCTATCGACAGGACTGTAACCTTGCAGTACAGCTGCTCAAGTGTAACAAGTCGCACTTCAGGAACCACAAGTTTGCTGAT CTTCCCTATGAGCTGCAGGACATGGTCAATAAGCATTTGCACAGCACTCAGGAGTCTGCAGGCCCTGGTCAAGAGGCAACCCACACCTTGGCTCCATCTGATGTTGTGCCTACCTCAGTCATTGCCAGAGTCTTGGAGAAACCAGAATCTCTGGTTCTGAATTCAGCCAAGTCTAGCAGTGGCAGCTGTCCCATGGCTGAGGATGTCTTTGTGCATGTGGACATGAGTGGAGCCCCTCCTGATGCCTGCAACAGCGCAGGGcagatggggaaggagggaggagatgcaggGAAACAGCAGAACGGTGGCTGCAAGCCACAGAGCAGCGTGGAAAGCGTCCCAGAGGAGGTGCCTGCCTTTGAGAAGTTAAGCCCATACCCTACACCCTCACCTCCCCATCCTATGTACCCTGGGCGCAAAGTGATTGAGTTCTCTGAAGACAAGGTAAGGATCCCAAAGAACAGCCCCCTGCCCAACTGTACTTATGCTACGCGCCAGGCCATCTCCCTCAGCCTGGTGCAGAGCGAAGATGAGAGCTGTGACAGGCACCGGACACTCCCCAACAGCCCTGCTTCAGAAGGGCGCCGTTCGGCCTCCAGCTGTTCCTGTCAGCAGTCCCCCAAAGCAGCCAGGGCTCACGGCTCTTCCCAGAGCAGCCCATTCAGCAGCCCTCCCCAAATTCCGAGCGCCTTcgccagctctgccagctccgAGGAAGATCTACTGGCCAACTGGCAGCGTATGTTTGTGGACAAGGCACCCCCTACCTCAGAGCGGGTGCTGATGAACCGCACAGCTTTCAGCCGTGACACAGCCCCTGAGCTCCAGAAGAGGTTCAGCCGTTCCATGCAGGAGCTGGGTAGGGCAGCCTCAGCTTACTCAGATGGTGAGGAGTCCGcgcagagctgcagctggaccGTGAGCCGGGACTCGAGTGTGGACACAGATAGCACTGAGTCCAGAGCCCGCAGGAGCCATTTCTCTTCAGACTATGGTACAGATTTCTCCCAGGATGAAGCCCAGAAGCTGTTGCAGGAAAGTGGTGGAGGGACTGCTGAGCCTGGAAGCCCCTCACCAGAGAAGCACAAGGACTGTGTGGACCTTGGTTTGCCTGAGAGCCCAGCTGAGGAGAGAGAAATATTGCTCCAGGGAAGCAAGGAGAGCAACCAAGGAGGTGCCCCAGAGGAAAGTGGAGAAGGCAGGGTCAAGCCTCCCTTCAGTCGGCCACACCGCAGCCCCAAGAGGATGGGTGTCCACCACTTACATCGCAAGGACAGCCTGACACAAGCCCAGGAGCAGGGCAACCTTCTCAGCTGA